One segment of Yersinia kristensenii DNA contains the following:
- a CDS encoding 2-hydroxyacid dehydrogenase, whose product MKNSKPSSFKQAVLIIAPVMDYLTEKLEQNFIVHKLFQVTDTAEFFAAQGVNIKGIVTRGDIGVTNEVLALLPEVQIISIFGVGTDAVDLDTTRERNIIVTTTPGVLTDDVADTALGLIIATSRRICQADKFLRAGQWPHSSLPLASKVTGKRLGVFGMGRIGQAIARRAAGFDMQIAYTDTVHIESLPYQYVTDLISLAKQSDILVVAISGGKDSIGLIDKTIFAAMPNHALLINIARGSMVNQDDLIRALQQKEIGGAGLDVFADEPNVPQTLIEMDNVVLLPHIASATIETRIQMSDIVFSNIYAHFSGEKAPTAINY is encoded by the coding sequence ATGAAAAACAGCAAGCCATCCTCCTTCAAACAAGCCGTATTGATTATTGCCCCGGTAATGGATTATTTGACGGAGAAGTTGGAACAGAACTTTATTGTTCACAAACTCTTCCAAGTTACGGATACTGCTGAGTTTTTTGCGGCGCAGGGCGTGAATATTAAAGGCATCGTGACCCGGGGGGATATCGGTGTAACCAACGAGGTGCTGGCGTTATTACCCGAAGTACAGATTATCTCAATCTTCGGTGTTGGCACCGACGCTGTGGATCTGGATACCACCCGTGAGCGCAATATCATTGTGACCACCACTCCCGGCGTATTGACCGATGATGTCGCGGACACTGCTCTGGGGCTGATTATCGCTACCTCGCGGCGTATTTGTCAGGCCGATAAATTCCTCCGTGCCGGTCAGTGGCCACACAGCAGCTTGCCATTGGCCTCTAAAGTGACCGGTAAACGTCTGGGGGTGTTTGGTATGGGCCGTATTGGTCAAGCCATTGCCCGTCGCGCAGCGGGCTTTGATATGCAAATTGCCTATACCGATACTGTGCACATCGAAAGTCTGCCCTATCAATATGTGACGGACTTAATCAGCCTTGCCAAACAAAGTGATATTCTGGTAGTGGCGATTTCGGGCGGAAAAGACAGCATTGGCCTGATTGATAAAACTATTTTCGCCGCTATGCCAAATCATGCACTATTGATCAATATTGCCCGTGGCAGTATGGTCAATCAGGATGATTTAATCCGTGCACTGCAACAGAAAGAAATTGGCGGGGCAGGTTTGGATGTTTTTGCAGATGAGCCTAATGTGCCGCAAACATTAATCGAAATGGACAATGTGGTATTACTACCGCATATCGCCAGTGCCACTATAGAAACCCGAATTCAAATGAGTGATATTGTATTCTCAAATATTTATGCTCATTTCTCTGGTGAGAAAGCACCCACCGCCATTAATTACTAA
- a CDS encoding substrate-binding domain-containing protein: protein MKNQRVTLQDIALLAGVTKMTVSRYLRTPEKVAPETGERIAQVMAEVNYSVDSEGETSLNQKSPRIGILVPSFNNQIFSDLLAGIESVTAASSYQTLVVNYNYNKEREEEQIVNLLSCQISGLILTDSEHTLRADKYLNASELPVAQVMDLEPQFNRITVGFNNYQAAYDMTSTLLASGKQHVVYFGSMSDVRDRKRYQGYSQAMIDAGFAPLHITPNKVSSVSIGAGMLALARQMYPQVDAIFCTNDDMAVGVLQECLKLGMAVPAEIAISGFHGLDIGQATTPVLASVTTPRFEMGKVAAEILIKKIKKIPTIEQVDLHYRISLGGTI from the coding sequence ATGAAAAACCAGCGTGTTACGTTACAGGATATTGCGCTACTAGCAGGCGTGACTAAAATGACTGTCAGCCGCTACTTACGCACGCCGGAAAAAGTGGCCCCAGAAACCGGTGAGCGTATTGCTCAAGTGATGGCTGAAGTCAATTACAGTGTTGATTCAGAAGGGGAAACCAGCCTCAATCAAAAAAGTCCAAGAATTGGTATTTTGGTGCCGTCCTTTAATAACCAAATTTTCTCCGATTTACTGGCTGGTATTGAGTCGGTCACTGCCGCCAGTAGCTATCAAACACTGGTGGTTAACTATAATTACAATAAAGAACGTGAAGAAGAACAAATAGTTAATCTGTTGTCTTGCCAGATTTCCGGGCTAATACTTACCGATTCTGAACATACTTTACGTGCGGATAAGTACCTGAATGCTTCGGAACTTCCCGTCGCGCAAGTGATGGATCTGGAGCCACAGTTCAACCGCATTACCGTCGGTTTTAATAATTATCAGGCGGCCTATGATATGACGTCGACACTGCTGGCGAGCGGCAAACAGCATGTTGTTTATTTTGGTTCGATGTCTGATGTACGGGATCGTAAACGTTATCAAGGATATAGCCAGGCAATGATTGATGCCGGGTTTGCGCCGCTCCATATTACGCCCAACAAAGTCTCATCCGTCTCAATTGGTGCAGGAATGTTGGCATTAGCACGACAAATGTATCCGCAAGTCGATGCTATTTTCTGTACCAATGATGATATGGCCGTGGGCGTGTTACAAGAATGCTTGAAATTGGGCATGGCGGTACCAGCAGAGATAGCGATTTCCGGTTTTCATGGGCTGGATATCGGCCAGGCGACCACGCCGGTGCTTGCCAGTGTTACCACTCCGCGCTTTGAAATGGGCAAAGTGGCCGCTGAAATCTTGATTAAGAAAATCAAAAAAATCCCGACAATTGAACAGGTTGACCTGCATTATCGTATTTCACTCGGTGGCACTATTTAA
- the idnO gene encoding gluconate 5-dehydrogenase, translating to MKNLFSLENRKVLITGSAQGIGFLLAKGLAEFGAEIIINDITAERAEKAVAELRDSGFVAYAAAFNVTDHDAVNDAITQIENSIGAIDILINNAGIQRRHAFTEFPEKDWDDVIAVNQKSVFLVSQAVSRYMVKRQRGKIINICSMQSELGRDTITPYAASKGAVKMLTRGMCVELARYNIQVNGIAPGYFKTDMTKALVDDKAFTDWLCKRTPAARWGDPEELIGAAVYLSSKASDFVNGHLLFVDGGMLVAV from the coding sequence ATGAAGAATTTATTTTCGTTAGAAAACCGCAAAGTATTAATTACCGGTTCTGCTCAAGGTATTGGTTTTTTATTAGCTAAAGGTCTGGCCGAATTTGGCGCAGAAATAATAATTAATGATATTACCGCAGAACGAGCAGAAAAAGCCGTCGCCGAATTACGCGACAGTGGCTTTGTGGCTTATGCAGCCGCATTTAATGTGACTGACCATGATGCTGTTAATGACGCGATTACACAAATAGAAAATAGTATTGGTGCCATTGACATCTTAATTAATAATGCCGGTATTCAGCGCCGCCATGCCTTTACCGAATTCCCAGAAAAAGATTGGGATGATGTCATTGCGGTAAACCAGAAATCGGTATTCTTGGTTTCACAAGCGGTCTCCCGTTATATGGTTAAACGCCAACGCGGTAAGATTATTAATATTTGCTCAATGCAAAGCGAATTAGGCCGTGACACTATCACACCATATGCCGCCTCTAAAGGGGCAGTGAAAATGTTAACTCGTGGGATGTGTGTTGAACTGGCCCGTTACAACATTCAGGTCAATGGCATCGCACCGGGTTATTTCAAAACTGATATGACAAAAGCGCTGGTGGATGATAAAGCCTTCACTGATTGGCTATGCAAACGCACGCCAGCCGCCCGTTGGGGTGACCCGGAAGAGTTGATTGGTGCGGCAGTGTATCTGTCCTCCAAAGCATCTGATTTTGTTAATGGTCATCTGTTGTTTGTCGATGGTGGGATGTTAGTTGCAGTTTGA
- a CDS encoding gluconokinase — MSGKCIIVMGVSGTGKSCVGQALALALNAKFIDGDDLHPRANIQKMASGQPLNDSDRAPWLERLSDVAYSLQQKNEVGFLVCSALKKQYRDRLREGNQSIRFLWLTGDYDLVLSRMQRRAGHFMPESLLKSQFATLETPDAQEPDIIPIDISPDIAGVVEHCIAALEQETTSAENNINHCA; from the coding sequence ATGTCTGGTAAATGCATTATTGTGATGGGCGTATCCGGCACCGGTAAATCCTGTGTGGGGCAGGCGCTAGCGTTGGCACTTAACGCCAAATTTATTGATGGCGACGATCTACACCCGCGCGCCAATATCCAAAAGATGGCATCGGGGCAGCCACTGAATGACAGCGACCGCGCCCCTTGGCTGGAGCGGTTAAGTGATGTGGCGTATAGCTTGCAACAAAAAAATGAAGTGGGTTTTTTAGTGTGTTCGGCACTAAAAAAGCAATATCGCGACCGTCTGCGTGAAGGCAATCAGAGTATTCGCTTTCTGTGGTTGACGGGTGATTACGATTTGGTGTTGAGCAGAATGCAGCGGCGGGCGGGGCATTTTATGCCAGAGAGTTTGCTAAAGAGCCAGTTCGCGACCCTAGAAACACCAGATGCCCAAGAGCCGGACATCATTCCCATTGATATCTCGCCAGACATTGCCGGTGTTGTTGAACACTGCATTGCCGCGCTAGAGCAAGAAACAACATCAGCAGAAAATAATATCAACCATTGTGCTTAA
- a CDS encoding YhcH/YjgK/YiaL family protein, whose product MILDELKSAVNNPLYPDAIRRTLAAISKMDLVNLPAGEQDIEGREIYLNHIIAASKPLYEQAPELHRYYIDIHILLEGSEVIGASPSAQGQRPTMDFDTERDYGLFEGITTETLLTLAPGDIALLFPGELHRPMGTLGEVAPLRKIVVKVANHLL is encoded by the coding sequence ATGATACTTGATGAACTGAAAAGCGCGGTGAATAACCCACTTTACCCGGATGCTATCCGCCGCACCCTGGCCGCCATCAGCAAGATGGATTTAGTCAATCTGCCCGCAGGCGAGCAAGATATTGAAGGCCGCGAGATTTACCTAAATCACATTATTGCCGCGTCCAAACCCTTGTATGAGCAAGCCCCTGAATTACATCGTTATTATATTGATATTCATATTCTGTTGGAAGGGAGCGAGGTGATTGGTGCTTCACCGTCAGCGCAAGGCCAGCGCCCGACGATGGATTTTGATACCGAGCGAGATTATGGTTTGTTTGAAGGAATTACCACCGAAACCTTGTTAACACTGGCTCCCGGTGATATCGCCCTGCTGTTCCCTGGTGAGTTACATCGCCCAATGGGAACGTTGGGAGAGGTTGCCCCGCTGCGTAAGATTGTGGTTAAAGTAGCAAATCATCTTTTGTGA
- a CDS encoding DUF1097 domain-containing protein, which yields MNIILMIAITTGILSGLWGWVAVSLGLISWAGFLGCTAYFACPQGGLKGLLITLLTCMSGVFWAMMIIQGSPLQPEWAILGYVLTGIVAFLMCIQACQQWLAFVPGTFIGACATFAGNGDWKLVIVSLLVGVVFGYVMKNSGLWLAARREQQGRSPLEPGVDID from the coding sequence ATGAACATTATTCTGATGATTGCCATTACCACCGGCATTCTCTCTGGTCTCTGGGGGTGGGTTGCGGTCAGCCTGGGCCTAATCAGCTGGGCGGGTTTCCTCGGCTGTACCGCCTATTTTGCCTGCCCACAAGGCGGCTTGAAAGGTTTGCTGATCACGCTGTTAACCTGCATGAGCGGGGTATTTTGGGCAATGATGATTATTCAGGGCAGCCCCTTGCAGCCTGAATGGGCCATCCTTGGCTATGTTCTGACTGGCATTGTAGCGTTTTTGATGTGCATCCAAGCTTGCCAGCAGTGGCTAGCATTTGTTCCCGGCACCTTTATCGGTGCGTGTGCCACTTTCGCCGGTAATGGTGATTGGAAACTCGTCATTGTCTCGCTGTTAGTCGGGGTGGTATTTGGCTATGTCATGAAGAACAGTGGATTGTGGTTGGCGGCCCGGCGGGAGCAGCAAGGGAGGAGTCCTTTGGAGCCTGGGGTTGATATTGATTAG
- a CDS encoding MFS transporter — MMTEALTRTAPASHTATTYFSVLFFIALALTAALLNSSAPTPLYPLYQQQLALTSVSLTMIYGAYAAGVLISLFAVGNLAGKVTDLRLMILPALGAVLGGAWLFAVAGSFSLMFMARLLAGIGTGALTGAANLALIRFCPPDGGKRAALIATLSFTVGLALGPVFSSLSLQANFHPTVVPFVLIIVMAMTAALGVAFFWPKHVAVVIPHSTSGPRSQDSRLLIGLRLTGSKFFLCAAALFVSWAVAASILAIGPAIAEQLLSVQSKGLFGYVIALYLVIAGICQLVSRNLDSRFSLYSGCLAQGGAVMAFAAAVHFHSLLLAGMGMVVTGYAFGSIFVGSAALVNLISPQASHACLLSLFYVIAYTANWVPVLLGVIIDRSSLLVATNTLFIVAAPVCLFLFVFIARADFPRN, encoded by the coding sequence ATGATGACTGAGGCATTAACCCGCACCGCACCCGCTAGCCACACGGCGACTACCTATTTTTCGGTGCTATTTTTCATTGCACTGGCATTGACCGCGGCACTACTTAACAGCAGCGCGCCAACACCGCTTTATCCGCTGTATCAGCAACAACTGGCCTTAACCTCGGTCAGTTTGACTATGATCTATGGCGCTTATGCTGCGGGGGTGTTGATTTCACTGTTTGCGGTAGGGAATCTGGCCGGGAAAGTGACAGACCTGCGGCTGATGATTCTGCCCGCGCTGGGCGCGGTGCTGGGGGGCGCATGGTTATTCGCCGTTGCTGGTTCTTTCAGCCTAATGTTTATGGCGCGATTATTAGCGGGGATTGGAACCGGGGCGCTGACTGGCGCAGCAAATCTGGCCTTGATTCGTTTTTGCCCGCCTGATGGCGGTAAACGCGCGGCATTGATTGCCACCTTATCTTTTACCGTCGGACTGGCGTTGGGGCCGGTATTTAGCAGTTTGTCACTGCAAGCCAATTTCCACCCGACAGTGGTGCCGTTTGTTTTAATTATTGTGATGGCTATGACGGCCGCGCTGGGAGTGGCATTTTTCTGGCCCAAGCACGTTGCTGTGGTTATCCCACACTCTACTAGTGGGCCGCGCTCGCAAGATAGCCGCTTGCTCATTGGCCTACGGCTGACCGGCAGTAAATTCTTCCTTTGTGCGGCGGCACTGTTTGTCTCTTGGGCCGTTGCTGCCAGTATTCTGGCGATCGGGCCGGCCATTGCAGAGCAGTTGTTATCAGTCCAAAGCAAAGGGTTATTTGGCTATGTCATCGCGTTATATCTGGTGATTGCCGGTATCTGCCAATTAGTCAGTCGCAATTTGGATAGCCGTTTCTCACTGTACTCCGGCTGTCTGGCTCAAGGGGGTGCTGTGATGGCTTTTGCGGCTGCGGTTCACTTCCATTCATTGCTTTTGGCGGGGATGGGCATGGTGGTGACGGGCTATGCGTTCGGCTCTATCTTTGTTGGCAGTGCCGCACTGGTGAATTTGATTTCACCGCAAGCCAGTCATGCGTGTTTGTTGTCGCTGTTTTATGTCATTGCCTACACCGCCAACTGGGTTCCGGTGTTACTGGGGGTGATAATTGACCGCAGTAGTTTGTTGGTGGCCACCAATACCTTATTTATTGTGGCTGCACCGGTGTGTTTATTCTTGTTCGTCTTTATTGCCCGTGCAGATTTTCCGCGAAATTAA
- a CDS encoding LysR family transcriptional regulator: MNWDDARFFLAVARKGSLRQAAHELQVDQATVGRRITTLEQVLGAKLFIRTPKAFTLSPLGEQVLAEVMVMENAAQSIGRKAANSDSRLQGMVSLAATDTIAEAFVLPALKQLHQHYPEITLRVLTGIDISDIAYNSVDLAIRGVRPDDNELVIKRLATIEMGLYASRDYLARCGEPQRGEHFRGHELLLFPRQSVPRHWQDLCGETLENPHVVLESNSQQLLRAAARKGVGIGLLSCFLANNDDELVRIWPEQQDWVDIWLVVHPDVQRAARVRAVISALEISFSGARHP; encoded by the coding sequence ATGAATTGGGATGATGCCAGATTCTTCCTTGCCGTCGCGCGTAAGGGCAGCTTGCGCCAGGCAGCCCATGAGCTACAGGTGGATCAGGCCACTGTCGGCCGTCGAATCACCACCTTGGAACAGGTTCTGGGCGCGAAGCTGTTTATCCGCACACCAAAAGCCTTTACCCTCAGCCCGCTAGGAGAACAGGTGCTGGCTGAAGTTATGGTGATGGAAAATGCCGCGCAAAGTATTGGCCGCAAAGCCGCCAACAGTGATAGCCGCTTACAAGGTATGGTGAGTCTCGCTGCCACCGACACTATCGCTGAGGCCTTTGTGCTGCCCGCCCTCAAGCAGCTACACCAGCATTATCCCGAGATTACTCTGCGGGTGCTGACCGGCATTGATATTTCTGATATTGCTTATAACAGTGTCGATCTGGCCATTCGCGGTGTCCGCCCTGATGATAATGAGCTGGTTATCAAGCGGTTGGCAACTATCGAGATGGGCCTGTATGCCAGCCGTGATTATTTGGCCCGCTGCGGCGAGCCACAACGGGGTGAACATTTTCGTGGTCACGAACTGCTGCTGTTTCCGCGGCAATCCGTGCCGCGCCACTGGCAAGATTTGTGCGGTGAAACCTTGGAAAATCCCCATGTGGTGCTGGAGAGTAATTCTCAGCAATTGTTGCGGGCTGCAGCACGTAAAGGGGTGGGTATTGGCTTGCTGTCGTGCTTTTTGGCTAATAATGACGACGAGCTGGTGCGCATCTGGCCAGAGCAACAAGATTGGGTGGATATCTGGCTGGTGGTTCACCCGGATGTACAACGGGCGGCCAGAGTGCGGGCGGTCATCAGTGCGCTTGAGATAAGTTTTAGCGGTGCCCGTCACCCATAA
- the nuoN gene encoding NADH-quinone oxidoreductase subunit NuoN has protein sequence MTITPQQLIAMLPLLIVGLTVVVVMLSIAWRRDHFINATLTVIGLKLALLSLYFVGQVGPLDVTPLMRVDGYSMFYTGLVIVASLATSTFAYPWLNGYPDNREEFYLLVLIATMGGILLASANHLASLFLGIELISLPLFGLIGYAYRQKRSLEASIKYMLLSAAASSFLLFGMALLYAESGNLSFAGLGKSLSDSMVHKPLILAGLGMMIVGLGFKLSLVPFQLWTPDVYQGAPAPVSTFLATASKIAIFAVVMRLFLYAPAADSEAVRLVLSLIAVASILFGNLMAISQTNIKRLLGYSSIAHLGYLLIALVAVQTHQLALETVGVYLAGYLFSSLGAFGVVSLMSSPYKGPDAESLFSYRGLFWHKPILSAVMTVMMLSLAGIPMTLGFIGKFFVVAMGVSANLWWLTGAVVLGSAIGLYYYLRVTVSLFLSAPETLVRDTPSNWALTAGGVVVLISAILVLFLGVYPQPLISLVQLAQPLM, from the coding sequence ATGACAATAACTCCTCAACAACTGATCGCAATGCTACCGCTGTTGATCGTCGGATTGACGGTGGTGGTTGTGATGCTGTCCATTGCGTGGCGACGCGATCATTTTATTAACGCCACTCTGACGGTCATCGGGCTTAAACTGGCGCTGCTGTCACTTTATTTTGTCGGTCAGGTCGGGCCACTGGATGTCACGCCGCTGATGCGGGTTGACGGCTACTCGATGTTCTACACCGGGCTGGTGATTGTTGCCAGTCTGGCGACCAGTACCTTTGCTTATCCGTGGCTGAACGGCTATCCGGATAACCGCGAAGAGTTCTACCTGCTGGTGCTGATTGCGACCATGGGCGGCATTTTGTTAGCCAGTGCTAACCATCTGGCGTCGCTGTTCTTGGGCATTGAACTGATTTCCTTGCCGCTGTTTGGTCTGATTGGTTATGCCTATCGCCAGAAGCGCTCACTGGAAGCCAGTATCAAATACATGCTGCTGTCTGCGGCGGCATCGTCATTCCTGCTGTTCGGCATGGCGCTGTTGTATGCGGAATCCGGTAACTTGTCTTTCGCCGGTCTCGGTAAAAGCTTGAGTGACTCCATGGTCCACAAACCGCTGATTCTGGCCGGTTTGGGGATGATGATTGTCGGCCTCGGCTTTAAATTGTCACTGGTGCCATTCCAACTGTGGACGCCGGATGTGTATCAGGGCGCACCTGCTCCGGTATCGACCTTCCTGGCGACTGCCAGTAAGATTGCTATCTTTGCGGTAGTGATGCGCTTGTTCCTGTATGCGCCAGCCGCCGACAGTGAAGCGGTGCGTTTGGTGCTGTCACTGATTGCGGTGGCATCAATTCTGTTTGGTAACCTGATGGCTATCAGCCAGACCAACATCAAGCGTCTGTTGGGTTATTCCTCTATCGCGCACCTGGGGTATTTGCTGATTGCGTTGGTGGCGGTACAAACCCACCAGTTGGCACTGGAAACCGTCGGCGTCTATCTGGCCGGTTACCTGTTCAGCAGCTTGGGTGCTTTCGGTGTGGTCAGCCTGATGTCCAGCCCGTACAAAGGCCCGGATGCAGAGTCACTGTTCTCTTATCGCGGGTTGTTCTGGCACAAGCCAATTCTGTCTGCGGTGATGACGGTGATGATGCTGTCACTGGCGGGTATCCCAATGACCTTGGGCTTCATTGGTAAGTTCTTTGTGGTGGCAATGGGTGTGAGCGCCAATCTGTGGTGGCTGACCGGTGCCGTGGTATTGGGCAGCGCCATCGGCCTGTACTACTATCTGCGCGTGACTGTCAGTTTGTTCCTCAGTGCGCCGGAAACATTAGTCCGCGACACACCAAGCAACTGGGCACTGACTGCCGGTGGTGTGGTGGTACTGATTTCCGCGATTCTGGTGCTGTTCTTGGGGGTCTACCCGCAGCCGTTGATTTCGCTGGTGCAGTTGGCTCAACCGCTGATGTAA
- the nuoM gene encoding NADH-quinone oxidoreductase subunit M, with protein sequence MLLPWLILIPFIGGLLSWQCERFGTRVPRWIALLAMGLTLVLSLQLWVQGNYSLMNPAGIPQWQSEFTLPWIPRFGISFHLALDGLSLLMVVLTGLLGVLAILCSWREIQRNQGFFYLNLLWILGGVIGVFLAIDMFLFFFFWEMMLVPMYFLIALWGHKASDGKTRIAAATKFFIYTQASGLIMLIAILGLVFVHYNATGIWTFNYEDLLKTPMSHNVEWLLMLGFFIAFAVKMPVVPLHGWLPDAHSQAPTAGSVDLAGILLKTAAYGLLRFSLPLFPTASQEFAPIAMWLGVIGIFYGAWMAFCQTDIKRLIAYTSVSHMGFVLIAIYTGSQLAYQGAVIQMIAHGLSAAGMFIICGQLYERLHTRDMRQMGGLWGRIKYLPALSLFFAVATLGMPGTGNFVGEFMILFGSFQVVPVITVISTFGLVFASVYSLIMMQRAYYGAPKSEEPLPGMSARELSIILLLVVLLVLLGVYPQPILDTSHAAMSNVQQWFNASSIIPTTRP encoded by the coding sequence ATGCTATTACCTTGGCTAATTCTTATCCCCTTTATCGGCGGCTTACTGTCTTGGCAGTGTGAACGCTTCGGTACCAGAGTACCGCGTTGGATAGCGTTACTCGCGATGGGGCTGACATTGGTGCTCTCCCTGCAACTGTGGGTACAGGGCAACTATTCACTGATGAACCCGGCGGGCATCCCGCAGTGGCAGTCAGAATTCACCTTGCCGTGGATCCCACGGTTTGGCATTTCATTCCATCTGGCTTTAGATGGTTTGTCTTTGCTGATGGTGGTGTTGACCGGCTTGCTGGGCGTGCTGGCTATCCTCTGTTCGTGGCGTGAAATTCAGCGCAATCAGGGTTTCTTCTACCTGAATCTATTATGGATTCTGGGTGGGGTCATCGGCGTGTTCCTTGCCATCGACATGTTCCTGTTCTTCTTCTTCTGGGAAATGATGTTGGTGCCGATGTACTTCCTGATTGCCTTGTGGGGTCACAAAGCATCAGACGGTAAAACACGCATCGCGGCGGCGACCAAGTTCTTCATCTATACCCAGGCCAGCGGTCTTATCATGCTGATTGCCATTCTGGGGCTGGTGTTTGTGCACTACAACGCCACCGGTATCTGGACTTTCAACTATGAAGATTTGTTGAAAACCCCGATGTCCCACAATGTGGAATGGTTGCTGATGCTGGGCTTCTTTATCGCGTTTGCGGTAAAAATGCCGGTGGTGCCATTGCACGGCTGGTTGCCGGATGCACACAGTCAGGCACCGACGGCGGGTTCTGTCGACCTGGCGGGGATTTTGCTGAAAACCGCGGCCTATGGTTTGCTACGTTTTAGCTTGCCATTGTTCCCGACGGCCTCGCAAGAGTTCGCACCAATCGCCATGTGGTTGGGTGTTATCGGTATTTTCTACGGTGCGTGGATGGCGTTCTGCCAGACCGATATCAAGCGCCTGATTGCTTATACCAGCGTATCGCACATGGGCTTTGTGTTGATTGCCATCTATACCGGCAGCCAACTGGCTTACCAAGGTGCGGTTATCCAGATGATTGCCCACGGCTTGTCAGCCGCCGGTATGTTCATCATCTGCGGCCAGTTGTATGAGCGCTTGCACACCCGTGATATGCGCCAGATGGGCGGTTTGTGGGGGCGAATCAAGTACTTGCCTGCACTGTCACTGTTCTTCGCGGTGGCCACATTGGGGATGCCGGGTACCGGTAACTTCGTGGGCGAATTTATGATCCTGTTTGGCAGCTTCCAGGTGGTTCCGGTGATTACCGTGATCTCTACTTTTGGGCTGGTTTTTGCTTCGGTTTACTCGCTGATTATGATGCAACGTGCTTATTACGGCGCACCAAAATCAGAAGAGCCATTACCGGGTATGAGTGCAAGGGAACTGTCTATCATCCTGCTGTTAGTGGTGCTGTTAGTGTTGCTGGGGGTTTATCCGCAGCCCATTCTCGACACCTCCCATGCGGCGATGAGTAATGTACAGCAGTGGTTCAATGCTTCATCTATTATTCCAACAACAAGGCCGTAA